One genomic segment of Myripristis murdjan chromosome 20, fMyrMur1.1, whole genome shotgun sequence includes these proteins:
- the LOC115378590 gene encoding receptor activity-modifying protein 3, with protein MDTNAFAVFKLFVVGILVNAWMMRGLSATDSLRVEPTLPRPRVAMCNESHLQWEMEVCGEGFKRDMAEIDPQYWCNLTHFISVYHLFTMCTETKSQSINCYWPNPLVERFIIRIHKHFFSNCTMEQVVLVDPPDDTLTILILIPVFLTLAMIALVVWCSKRSDILA; from the exons TCAATGCTTGGATGATGAGAGGATTGTCAG CCACAGACAGTTTACGCGTGGAGCCCACTCTGCCCCGGCCCAGGGTGGCCATGTGCAACGAGTCCCATCTGCAGTGGGAGATGGAGGTCTGCGGTGAAGGCTTCAAGCGGGACATGGCTGAGATAGATCCACAGTATTGGTGTAACCTCACTCACTTCATCAG tGTGTACCACCTCTTCACGATGTGCACAGAGACCAAGTCCCAGAGCATCAACTGCTACTGGCCCAACCCGCTGGTGGAGAGGTTCATCATCCGCATACACAAGCACTTCTTCTCCAACTGCACCATGGAGCAGGTGGTATTGGTGGACCCGCCGGACGACACGCtcaccatcctcatcctcatccctGTGTTCCTCACCCTGGCCATGATTGCCCTGGTGGTCTGGTGCAGTAAGAGGAGCGACATCCTGGCTTAG